One Hermetia illucens chromosome 4, iHerIll2.2.curated.20191125, whole genome shotgun sequence DNA segment encodes these proteins:
- the LOC119655257 gene encoding nuclear pore complex protein DDB_G0274915 isoform X2 yields MKLKPKTDEDLASCSPSRYVFSRKIWAELFDVLRKRRNRPDASEEDLGLPRSPTTPQRKERTVNQSEVSSLSLLSMASSELDDELTASPNYSGGDKLANSSFSSSGRYSTSFEMSRNSDEIDLDISVGSRLSHSAAHHKMAVRPKKKGPTRHRRPKEPTVLPSTPEVNEDLLKLSTPDIKDPSLDKQKAKSHSLPPGVNAKVMEKHSTATVKETSSISMKRSKTETTSVSSTCVVQSVRTEIEHVSSSQTSTLERNRDDEGSFFKRFLHRSSKKMKRSADEGDHADETLPSISVENYENATIRPEDNKPAPTEVTRRELAAEVRTGLSALLNSMMTPSGHERPAPDNIPAQKISKPKSGPAARQRVQPQDLSMQAPQPPPEISISELSPSALLIENEKQISRSLEPNSTIQINTPFEMESTEKLVKLPSKPAEESKIPTRQKPAKDDALPSIVFTHEHFEKKDSRAQPKIVGLSPFQQKISRVESSTLDVLKPVPKQRKSVEKSKSFRYYDESENSEGNLKKRENMPSLPDLTSSRKSMESSEFTITSVNKVEPKPVSSMGFEINDNNLIKLRKHEEPAAVPAQGSIFTKNIILSTTKPTSPTCNKNITEIEENIDKLVKSPFVTVLKSEELNEIKTLSNVSTTIICKTETFQSREVTESVQTRLRYSDKIKSASSEILSKSEAKSVEKARVENFEQKTLSTDSSSEKKFILELTDSKFDNKTKEPSSATTPTKARRSSAFFESKSEDEQIPEFMKIQLNRVDSNRPKSNLVLSKNVKTPDSEDRGEMTRRFSNESVEITDTKPPLPPDATVGSSLSKRSSITSTTSVTKLIEDTPIPPVKSPISKKAEELPLKSPVKKVDEENNVLKNTENTPVPPAIEPVSLREGKPKYIKKIEEQKAEKRKSVIESSRETIERETGVVLRKKSFSANNQSSNNKEDTPELMKVFARRSLKIKDTEDTQNFDDPDKTNSLKKSGNLDSDKENQSSSEEKLDKLPKIEITIQPKSSLQNGQLASKSEEKVRTSITDLFRKPNTAALINTTTPKPFVQPARYSSVATYRSISTAFAEKKKDTSATPLITSSVASPTITTSTTQAPTTGSTTTSPEQTTITTDENERNNNNPTVSNISNTNNIRHTIGTSSPVTAKLVSNPGSGEFKGILQRRAEWEQRAKEASK; encoded by the exons ATGAAACTAAAACCCAAAACCGATGAGGATCTAGCAAGTTGTTCTCCTAGCCGCTATGTTTTTTCACGTAAAATCTGG GCCGAACTTTTTGATGTTCTACGGAAACGTCGCAATAGACCGGATGCCTCAGAGGAAGATTTGGGACTACCGAGAAGCCCTACAACTCCTCAGCGGAAAGAACGCACTGTCAATCAAAGTGAGGTGTCCTCGCTAAGTCTCCTCAGCATGGCTAGTTCCGAGCTCGATGATGAGCTCACAGCTTCGCCAAATTATAGTGGTGGTGACAAACTGGCAAATTCAAGTTTTTCTTCTAGTGGAAGATATTCGACGTCATTCGAAATGTCAAGGAATTCAGATGAAATAGATTTGGATATATCAGTTGGATCGCGATTATCGCATTCGGCGGCTCATCATAAAATGGCTGTGAGACCTAAGAAGAAAGGACCAACGCGACATCGTAGGCCAAAAGAG CCAACCGTGCTTCCATCAACGCCTGAAGTAAATGAGGATTTGCTGAAGTTGTCCACTCCAGATATAAAAG ATCCATCATTAGACAAGCAAAAAGCCAAATCACACTCTCTACCGCCTGGAGTGAACGCGAAAGTAATGGAGAAACATAGCACTGCCACTGTAAAAGAAACTTCTTCCATAAGTATGAAGCGTTCAAAAACAGAGACTACTTCAGTATCTTCCACATGCGTCGTGCAAAGCGTACGCACCGAAATTGAACATGTATCCAGTAGTCAGACTTCAACTTTGGAGCGCAATCGGGATGACGAAGGAAGTTTCTTTAAACGATTCTTGCATAGGAGCTCAAAGAAAATGAAACGATCCGCAGATGAGGGTGATCATGCCGACGAGACGTTGCCATCAATTTCGGTTGAAAATTATGAGAATGCCACTATTAGACCAGAAGACAATAAACCAGCACCTACTGAAGTCACCAGAAGGGAACTTGCCGCAGAAGTAAGAACAGGTTTGAGTGCTCTATTGAATTCAATGATGACTCCATCAGGGCACGAGCGACCAGCTCCGGATAATATTCCAGCGCAAAAAATTTCGAAGCCGAAGTCCGGCCCTGCAGCTCGACAAAGGGTCCAACCTCAAGATCTTTCAATGCAGGCTCCACAACCTCcacccgaaatatcgatatcggAACTAAGTCCATCTGCTTTACTGATAGagaatgaaaaacaaatatCGCGTTCTTTAGAACCAAATTCCACAATACAAATAAACACACCTTTTGAAATGGAATCCACGGAAAAACTGGTAAAGCTACCCTCAAAGCCCGCTGAAGAAAGCAAGATACCTACTAGGCAGAAACCAGCCAAAGATGATGCCTTACCCAGTATAGTGTTCACTCACGAGCACTttgaaaagaaagatagtcgTGCTCAGCCGAAAATTGTTGGTCTAAGTCCGTTCCAGCAAAAAATCTCTCGAGTAGAGTCTTCAACGCTAGATGTTCTTAAACCAGTTCCAAAGCAAAGGAAATCGGTGGAAAAGTCAAAGAGTTTTCGATATTACGACGAATCGGAGAATTCTGAAGGTAACCTCAAGAAGCGCGAAAATATGCCTAGCCTTCCCGATTTGACATCATCACGGAAGTCAATGGAGTCTAGTGAATTCACTATAACTAGTGTTAATAAAGTGGAGCCAAAGCCAGTGTCTTCGATGGGCTTTGAAATTAATGACAACAACTTAATCAAACTGAGGAAACATGAAGAACCAGCAGCAGTTCCTGCACAGGGTAGTATTTTCACGAAAAATATTATCCTTTCCACAACCAAACCAACTTCCCCAACTTGCAATAAGAATATAacagaaatagaagaaaatattgATAAACTTGTCAAATCGCCGTTTGTTACAGTTTTAAAGTCGGAGGagctaaatgaaattaaaacccTTTCAAATGTATCAACTACGATTATTTGTAAAACGGAAACTTTCCAAAGTAGAGAAGTGACGGAATCTGTTCAGACCCGTCTGAGGTACTCAGATAAAATAAAGTCAGCTTCTAGTGAAATTTTAAGTAAATCCGAGGCTAAGTCGGTCGAAAAAGCTCgtgttgaaaattttgaacAGAAGACTCTTTCCACTGATTCATCTAGTGAGAAGAAATTTATATTAGAACTTACAGATTCTAAATTTGACAACAAAACGAAGGAACCATCTTCAGCTACGACACCCACTAAGGCTCGTCGTAGTTCTGCATTCTTCGAATCGAAGTCTGAAGATGAGCAGATTCCTGAGTTCATGAAGATTCAGTTGAATCGTGTTGATTCAAACCGGCCGAAGAGTAATCTAGTTCTTTCCAAGAATGTCAAAACACCCGACTCAGAAGATCGTGGGGAGATGACAAGACGATTCAGCAATGAATCAGTTGAAATCACCGACACTAAACCACCTTTGCCACCAGATGCAACGGTTGGATCAAGTTTAAGTAAACGCAGCAGCATCACTAGCACGACAAGCGTGACGAAATTAATTGAGGATACTCCAATTCCACCGGTGAAGAGTCCGATTAGTAAAAAGGCTGAGGAGCTTCCTCTAAAAAGTCCTGTCAAAAAGGTCGATGAAGAGAATAATGTCTTGAAAAATACAGAGAATACTCCAGTACCACCGGCGATTGAACCTGTAAGTCTGCGCGAAGGAAAGCCTAAGTACATTAAGAAAATTGAAGAGCAAAAAGCTGAGAAGCGGAAGTCTGTGATCGAAAGTAGTCGGGAAACGATtgaaagggaaactggtgtcGTTTTGCGTAAGAAATCATTCTCTGCCAACAATCAGTCTTCCAATAATAAAGAAGATACACCAGAGTTGATGAAAGTATTTGCCAGGCGTTCTCTCAAAATCAAGGATACAGAGGATACACAGAACTTTGACGACCCAGACAAAACTAATTCTCTGAAGAAATCCGGGAACCTGGATAGTGATAAGGAAAACCAATCTTCTAGCGAAGAAAAGTTGGACAAGCTtcctaaaattgaaattacaatACAGCCAAAGTCTTCGCTCCAAAATGGTCAACTCGCCTCGAAAAGTGAGGAGAAAGTTCGAACCTCGATAACGGATCTATTCCGGAAGCCAAATACAGCTGCTCTCATTAACACAACCACGCCAAAGCCGTTCGTTCAACCTGCCCGGTACAGTTCGGTGGCAACATATCGGAGTATATCGACAGCCTTTGCAGAGAAGAAGAAGGACACATCGGCAACTCCTCTAATAACCTCGTCCGTTGCGTCTCCGACTATAACCACTTCCACAACTCAAGCCCCGACTACAGGATCAACGACCACGAGTCCCGAGCAGACAACTATTACAACCGACGAAAACGAACGGAACAACAATAACCCAACCGTCAGTAATATCAGCAATACTAACAACATTCGACATACCATCGGCACTTCAAGCCCTGTTACTGCCAAACTAGTGAGTAACCCCGGCTCGGGGGAGTTCAAGGGAATCCTGCAGAGGCGTGCCGAGTGGGAGCAGCGAGCCAAAGAGGCATCGAAGTGA